One part of the Trypanosoma brucei brucei TREU927 chromosome 4, complete sequence genome encodes these proteins:
- a CDS encoding amino acid transporter, putative: MTFEAAAQAPNKCPTNEATAEPLRTPNVLADNLLARSNLSEGESPEKSGEAQKPEEQGNALMRCFHFILPRGGALSGIFNLASVTLGAGIMSIPSAFNTSGMIMAIIYLLLVTVFTVFSIFLIVSAAEKTGYRSFESMARNLLGPRADIAVGFLLWLLCFGGASGYVVAIGDVLQGLLSHEKVPAYLQSKGGRRLLTSAIWFVFIFPLTLPKRVNSLRYASAIGVSFILFFAICVVEHSAEKMVTDGGIKQELVMFRSGNDAVAGLSLFIFAYLCHVNSFSIFFEMKKRSVTRMTRDAAVSCSICCCVYLLTGFFGYAEFGPTVEGSVLKLYDPYANPVFFVCFIGIIVKLCAGFSLNMLACRTALFQVLRWDLDTMSYVRHSIVSVSFAVGSLVLGLFVPDINVIFGLVGAFCGGFIGFIFPALFIMYAGGWTRQSVGWVQYILTYVLLILGVVAIVFGTSASVYYTIKRYS, encoded by the coding sequence ATGACATTTGAAGCTGCTGCACAAGCGCCAAACAAGTGCCCTACCAATGAGGCAACAGCGGAACCATTACGCACTCCAAATGTTCTCGCAGACAACCTCCTCGCTCGTTCCAACTTGAGTGAAGGGGAATCACCGGAGAAATCTGGAGAAGCACAAAAGCCCGAAGAACAAGGCAACGCGTTGATGCGCTGTTTCCACTTTATCTTACCGCGCGGTGGTGCCCTTTCCGGCATCTTCAACCTGGCAAGTGTTACATTGGGCGCCGGTATCATGTCAATTCCATCCGCTTTCAACACATCAGGCATGATCATGGCAATCATCTATTTGCTGCTGGTTACGGTTTTTACCGTCTTCTCCATCTTCCTGATTGTGTCTGCGGCGGAAAAGACCGGCTACCGCAGCTTTGAATCCATGGCGCGTAACCTACTCGGTCCCCGTGCTGATATTGCTGTGGGTTTTCTGTTGTGGCTTCTGTGCTTTGGCGGTGCCTCTGGATATGTGGTGGCAATCGGTGACGTACTGCAAGGATTGCTTTCACATGAAAAGGTACCGGCATATCTGCAGTCCAAAGGCGGCCGCCGCCTGCTCACGAGTGCCATCTGGTTTGTCTTCATCTTTCCGTTGACGCTCCCTAAGAGGGTGAATTCATTGCGCTATGCGTCAGCGATCGGCGTTTCGTTCATCCTATTCTTCGCCATCTGTGTGGTGGAGCACTCGGCTGAAAAGATGGTTACCGATGGCGGCATCAAGCAGGAACTTGTCATGTTCCGTTCCGGTAATGACGCCGTGGCAGGGCTTTCGCTATTCATCTTCGCTTATCTTTGTCATGTGAACTCATTCTCCATCTTCTTTGAGATGAAGAAGCGTTCCGTCACTCGTATGACCCGCGATGCGGCGGTGAGCTGCTCCATTTGCTGCTGTGTCTACCTGCTCACCGGATTTTTCGGCTACGCAGAATTCGGCCCAACGGTGGAGGGCTCCGTTCTGAAGCTTTACGACCCCTACGCAAATCCcgtcttctttgtttgcttcattGGCATCATCGTCAAACTCTGCGCTGGGTTTTCGCTTAACATGCTCGCATGCCGTACAGCCCTCTTTCAGGTGCTGCGGTGGGACCTGGATACCATGTCATATGTTAGGCACAGTATCGTCAGTGTTTCATTTGCTGTCGGTTCGCTCGTTCTCGGTTTGTTCGTGCCAGACATCAACGTCATCTTCGGACTTGTTGGTGCCTTCTGCGGTGGTTTCATTGGCTTTATATTCCCCGCACTCTTCATCATGTACGCCGGTGGTTGGACACGCCAAAGCGTGGGCTGGGTGCAGTATATCTTGACATATGTATTGCTCATTCTGGGCGTTGTTGCAATTGTCTTTGGTACGAGCGCGTCTGTTTACTACACAATTAAGAGGTATTCTTAA
- a CDS encoding amino acid transporter, putative produces MEVRNEPIGCCDAAVDPKSQEQREGTGFLARMSTFVATAIPPGGIAASAFNIASSTVGAGIVGLPSAANSSGLVMAIVYLIIITVMTIFSIYALGVAADKTKTHDFEGVAKVLFGAKGSYLVAATRAFHGFSGCVAYIISVGDILSAILKGTDAPDFLKEKWGNRLLTFIMWLCFMLPLAIPREVNSLRYVSTFAVSFIVYLVIVIVVHSCMNGLPENIKNVSVGRNDVAAIVLFNSGNKAIEGLGVFIFAYVSQITAYEVYVGMTNRSVGKFVMASTIAMAVCFTMYVLTAFFGYLDFGRDVTGSVLLMYDPVKEPAIMVGFIGLLVKLFASYALLGMACRNALYSIIGWDAEKVMFWKHCVAVVTLSVIMLLCGLFIPNINTVLGLAGSISGGLLGFIFPALLLLYAGGFTWQKVGPFHYIATYTVLITGVIAIVFGTGASIWGAINI; encoded by the coding sequence ATGGAAGTCAGGAACGAACCAATCGGATGCTGCGACGCGGCTGTAGACCCCAAGTCACAAGAGCAGCGGGAGGGAACCGGCTTCCTTGCACGGATGAGCACATTTGTGGCCACCGCCATCCCACCCGGAGGCATTGCCGCAAGTGCTTTCAACATCGCATCATCAACCGTTGGAGCTGGTATCGTCGGTCTACCCTCCGCTGCCAACAGTAGCGGACTCGTTATGGCTATTGTATACCTCATTATAATTACTGTTATGACTATATTCTCCATATATGCCCTCGGTGTCGCtgcagacaaaacaaaaacacacgaCTTTGAGGGTGTGGCAAAAGTATTGTTTGGTGCCAAGGGATCCTACCTTGTGGCCGCAACCCGTGCCTTTCATGGCTTCAGCGGTTGTGTGGCGTACATAATATCCGTGGGTGATATCCTCAGCGCAATACTTAAGGGTACAGATGCGCCAGACTTCCTTAAGGAGAAGTGGGGTAATCGCCTTCTGACTTTCATCATGTGGCTATGTTTTATGCTACCACTCGCCATTCCACGAGAGGTGAATTCCTTGAGGTACGTCTCGACCTTTGCTGTTAGCTTCATTGTCTACCTTGTGATCGTTATTGTGGTGCATTCATGTATGAACGGGTTGCCGGAAAACATCAAGAACGTCAGCGTGGGCAGGAATGATGTGGCTGCAATTGTGCTTTTTAACAGTGGGAACAAGGCCATCGAAGGACTTGGGGTGTTCATTTTCGCCTACGTCTCACAAATTACGGCGTATGAGGTCTATGTAGGAATGACAAACAGGTCGGTGGGTAAGTTTGTAATGGCATCCACCATTGCAATGGCTGTCTGCTTCACCATGTACGTTTTGACAGCATTCTTCGGTTACCTTGACTTTGGGCGTGATGTTACAGGCTCCGTGTTATTGATGTATGACCCCGTGAAGGAGCCGGCAATTATGGTGGGATTCATCGGCCTGCTCGTAAAACTATTCGCATCTTACGCGCTGCTCGGAATGGCATGCCGTAACGCGCTGTACAGCATTATTGGTTGGGATGCGGAGAAGGTGATGTTCTGGAAGCACTGTGTTGCTGTCGTAACCCTTTCCGTAATTATGCTGCTTTGTGGCCTATTTATTCCAAACATTAATACAGTACTTGGCCTCGCTGGTTCGATCTCTGGTGGACTTCTTGGATTCATTTTCCCTGctctgttgttattgtatGCCGGTGGATTTACATGGCAGAAAGTTGGGCCCTTTCACTATATCGCGACGTATACGGTACTCATCACTGGTGTCATTGCAATTGTGTTTGGCACGGGGGCTTCCATCTGGGGAGCTATTAACATATAA
- a CDS encoding amino acid transporter 8, putative produces the protein MASAVVPTTDREQINKADVTSPFGSCEVIGGEDEGLKGKNALPANEGEGEQSSMKCFTSMIPPGGLVSTAFSLASICIGAGILGLPAAANSTGLVMTFVYPIIIYFLCVYSLYCLGAQMERHGFRSYEGMARALLGPYGAHLTGVLRVVNAFGACVAYIISVGDIVSTILKGTDAPNFLKEKWGNRLLTFIMWLCFMLPLTIPREVNSLRYVSTFAVVFIFYLMGVIVVHSCMNGLPENIKNVHVTGAPGDEGIHLFGTSNRAVEGPGVFTFAFVCQCYAFEIYFGMAKPSAHRFTAYSAIAMGICLVLCVMTAFFGYLDFGGKVTGSVLLMYDPVKEPAILVGFVGVLTKLFASYALLAMSCRNGLCGIVEWDAEKLSFFKHCTIIGILSVIMLLCGLFIPNINTVFGFVGSVCGGFLGFILPSLFMMYGGNWSLSTVGWLHYIATYAVLFAGVALSVFGTGATIYGVAVGW, from the coding sequence ATGGCGTCCGCAGTGGTCCCCACAACAGACAGGGAACAGATAAACAAGGCAGATGTCACATCTCCTTTCGGCTCCTGCGAAGTGATAGGTGGAGAAGATGAAGGGCTTAAGGGCAAGAATGCTCTTCCCGCTAAtgagggagaaggggaacAGTCATCCATGAAGTGTTTCACTTCAATGATCCCTCCGGGCGGGCTAGTTTCGACCGCCTTCAGCCTTGCCTCCATATGTATCGGAGCTGGTATCCTCGGGTTGCCCGCGGCCGCCAACAGCACTGGACTGGTCATGACATTTGTGTACCCTATCATCATATATTTCCTATGCGTATACTCATTATATTGTCTTGGTGCACAAATGGAGCGGCATGGATTCAGATCCTACGAGGGTATGGCGCGTGCGCTGCTTGGGCCCTACGGTGCGCACCTCACTGGAGTATTACGTGTGGTTAACGCATTTGGGGCCTGTGTGGCGTACATAATCTCCGTTGGCGATATTGTTAGCACAATACTTAAGGGTACAGATGCGCCAAACTTCCTTAAGGAGAAGTGGGGTAATCGCCTTCTGACTTTCATCATGTGGCTATGTTTTATGCTACCACTCACCATTCCACGAGAGGTGAATTCCTTGAGGTATGTCTCGACCTTTGCTGTTGTCTTTATATTTTACCTTATGGGCGTTATTGTGGTGCATTCATGTATGAACGGGCTGCCGGAAAACATTAAGAACGTACATGTTACTGGAGCGCCAGGTGATGAGGGCATTCACCTCTTCGGCACTAGCAACCGGGCAGTGGAAGGCCCAGGTGTCTTTAcgtttgcatttgtttgtcAATGTTACGCCTTCGAAATATATTTCGGAATGGCAAAGCCAAGTGCGCACAGGTTTACTGCATACTCTGCTATTGCCATGGGTATATGTCTTGTCCTGTGTGTCATGACAGCATTCTTCGGTTACCTTGACTTTGGGGGGAAAGTTACGGGCTCCGTGTTATTGATGTATGACCCCGTGAAGGAGCCGGCAATTTTGGTGGGATTTGTTGGCGTCCTTACGAAACTATTCGCATCTTACGCTCTTCTTGCAATGTCCTGCCGAAATGGGTTGTGCGGCATCGTTGAGTGGGATGCGGAGaagctttcattttttaagcATTGCACTATTATTGGAATCCTTTCCGTAATTATGCTGCTTTGTGGCCTATTTATTCCGAACATTAATACAGTGTTTGGTTTCGTTGGCTCTGTGTGTGGTGGATTTCTTGGATTCATCCTTCCCTCCTTATTCATGATGTATGGTGGTAACTGGTCCCTGAGTACCGTTGGGTGGCTACACTACATTGCAACATACGCAGTTTTATTTGCTGGTGTTGCCTTGTCTGTATTTGGCACTGGAGCCACTATATACGGAGTGGCTGTGGGTTGGTAA
- a CDS encoding amino acid transporter 7, putative: MHVSAQARQTLCYHYCWMASAVVPTTDREQINKADVTSPFGSCEVISGDDEGLKGKNALPANEGEGEQSSMKCFTSMIPPGGLVSTAFSLASICIGAGILGLPAAANSTGLVMAFVYPIIIYFLCVYSLYCLGAQMERHGFRSYEGMARALLGQPCLYFIGVLRVVEAFGAAVAQIIATGDIVSTILKGTDAPNFLKEKWGNRLLTFIMWLCFMLPLTIPREVNSLRYVSTISVFFVFYLMVVIVVHSCMNGLPENIKNVHVTGAPGDEGIHLFGTSNRAVEGPGVFTFAFLCHISVFEIYFGMAKPSAHRFTAYSAIAMGICLVLCVMTAFFGYLDFGRDVAGSVLLMYDPVKEPAILVGFVGLLVKLFASYALLAMTCRNGLCGIIGLDTEKLSFFKHCTIIGTISIIMLLCGLFIPNINTVLGFVGSVCGGFLAFILPSLFMMYGGNWSLSTVGWLHYIATYAVLFAGVALSVFGTGATIYGVAVGW; encoded by the coding sequence aTGCACGTAAGTGCGCAAGCAAGGCAAACACtctgttatcattattgttggaTGGCGTCCGCAGTGGTCCCCACAACAGACAGGGAACAGATAAACAAGGCAGATGTCACATCTCCTTTCGGCTCCTGCGAAGTGATAAGTGGAGATGATGAAGGGCTTAAGGGCAAGAATGCTCTTCCCGCTAAtgagggagaaggggaacAGTCATCCATGAAGTGTTTCACTTCAATGATCCCTCCGGGCGGGCTAGTTTCGACCGCCTTCAGCCTTGCCTCCATATGTATCGGAGCTGGTATCCTCGGGTTGCCCGCGGCCGCCAACAGCACTGGACTGGTCATGGCATTTGTGTACCCTATCATCATATATTTCCTATGCGTATACTCATTATATTGTCTTGGTGCACAAATGGAGCGGCATGGATTCAGATCCTACGAGGGTATGGCGCGTGCGCTGCTTGGGCAGCCTTGTTTGTACTTTATAGGGGTATTACGTGTTGTTGAGGCATTTGGGGCAGCCGTAGCGCAGATAATAGCGACAGGCGATATTGTTAGCACAATACTTAAGGGTACAGATGCGCCAAACTTCCTTAAGGAGAAGTGGGGTAATCGCCTTCTGACTTTCATCATGTGGCTATGTTTTATGCTACCACTCACCATTCCACGAGAGGTGAATTCCTTGAGGTATGTCTCGACgatttctgttttcttcgtATTTTACCTTATGGTAGTTATTGTGGTGCATTCATGTATGAACGGGCTGCCGGAAAACATTAAGAACGTACATGTTACTGGAGCGCCAGGTGATGAGGGCATTCACCTCTTCGGCACCAGCAACCGGGCAGTGGAAGGCCCAGGTGTCTTTACGTTTGCATTTTTGTGTCATATCTCtgtttttgaaatatatttCGGAATGGCAAAGCCCAGTGCGCACAGGTTTACTGCATACTCTGCTATTGCCATGGGTATATGTCTTGTCCTGTGTGTCATGACAGCATTCTTCGGTTACCTTGACTTTGGGCGTGATGTGGCAGGCTCCGTGTTATTGATGTATGACCCCGTGAAGGAGCCGGCAATTTTGGTGGGATTTGTTGGCCTGCTCGTAAAACTATTCGCATCTTACGCTCTTCTTGCAATGACATGCCGAAATGGGTTGTGCGGCATTATCGGCTTGGATACGGAGaagctttcattttttaagcATTGCACTATTATTGGAACCATTTCCATAATTATGCTGCTTTGTGGCCTATTTATTCCGAACATTAATACAGTACTTGGTTTCGTTGGCTCTGTGTGTGGTGGATTTCTTGCATTCATCCTTCCCTCCTTATTCATGATGTATGGTGGTAACTGGTCCCTGAGTACCGTTGGGTGGCTACACTACATTGCAACATACGCAGTTTTATTTGCTGGTGTTGCCTTGTCTGTATTTGGCACTGGAGCCACTATATACGGAGTGGCTGTGGGCTGGTAA
- a CDS encoding amino acid transporter, putative, giving the protein MEVRNEPIGCCDAAVDPKSQEQREGTGFLARMSTFVATAIPPGGIAASAFNIASSTVGAGIVGLPSAANSSGLVMAIVYLIIITVMTIFSIYALGVAADKTKTHDFEGVAKVLFGAKGSYLVAATRAFHGFSACVAYIISVGDILSAILKGTDAPDFLKEKWGNRLLTFIMWLCFMLPLAIPREVNSLRYVSTFAVSFIVYLVIVIVVHSCMNGLPENIKNVSVGRNDVAAIVLFNSGNKAIEGLGVFIFAYVSQITAYEVYMDMEDRSVRKFIVATSIAMATCSVLYAMTAFFGYLDFGRDVTGSVLLMYDPVKEPAIMVGFIGLLVKLFASYALLGMACRNALYSIIGWDAEKVIFWKHCVAVVTLSVIMLLCGLFIPNINTVLGLAGSISGGLLGFIFPALLLLYAGGFTWQKVGPFHYIATYTLLLSGVLAIVFGTGATIHGVVVGN; this is encoded by the coding sequence ATGGAAGTCAGGAACGAACCAATCGGATGCTGCGACGCGGCTGTAGACCCCAAGTCACAAGAGCAGCGGGAGGGAACCGGCTTCCTTGCACGGATGAGCACATTTGTGGCCACCGCCATCCCACCCGGAGGCATTGCCGCAAGTGCTTTCAACATCGCATCATCAACCGTTGGAGCTGGTATCGTCGGTCTACCCTCCGCTGCCAACAGTAGCGGACTCGTTATGGCTATTGTATACCTCATTATAATTACTGTTATGACTATATTCTCCATATATGCCCTCGGTGTCGCtgcagacaaaacaaaaacacacgaCTTTGAGGGTGTGGCAAAAGTATTGTTTGGTGCCAAGGGATCCTACCTTGTGGCCGCAACCCGTGCCTTTCATGGCTTCAGCGCCTGTGTGGCGTACATAATATCCGTGGGTGATATCCTCAGCGCAATACTTAAGGGTACAGATGCGCCAGACTTCCTTAAGGAGAAGTGGGGTAATCGCCTTCTGACTTTCATCATGTGGCTATGTTTTATGCTACCACTCGCCATTCCACGAGAGGTGAATTCCTTGAGGTACGTCTCGACCTTTGCTGTTAGCTTCATTGTCTACCTTGTGATCGTTATTGTGGTGCATTCATGTATGAACGGGTTGCCGGAAAACATCAAGAACGTCAGCGTGGGCAGGAATGATGTGGCTGCAATTGTGCTTTTTAACAGTGGGAACAAGGCCATCGAAGGACTTGGGGTGTTCATTTTCGCCTACGTCTCACAAATTACGGCGTATGAGGTTTACATGGACATGGAAGACAGGTCTGTACGCAAGTTTATCGTCGCCACGAGCATCGCGATGGCAACGTGCTCCGTGCTGTATGCCATGACTGCATTCTTCGGTTACCTTGACTTTGGGCGTGATGTTACAGGCTCCGTGTTATTGATGTATGACCCCGTGAAGGAGCCGGCAATTATGGTGGGATTCATCGGCCTGCTCGTAAAACTATTCGCATCTTACGCGCTGCTCGGAATGGCATGCCGTAACGCGCTGTACAGCATTATTGGTTGGGATGCGGAGAAGGTGATCTTCTGGAAGCACTGTGTTGCTGTCGTAACCCTTTCCGTAATTATGCTGCTTTGTGGCCTATTTATTCCAAACATTAATACAGTACTTGGCCTCGCTGGTTCGATCTCTGGTGGACTTCTTGGATTCATTTTCCCTGctctgttgttattgtatGCCGGTGGATTTACATGGCAGAAAGTTGGGCCCTTTCACTATATCGCGACGTATACGTTGTTGCTTAGTGGTGTGCTGGCCATTGTGTTTGGCACGGGGGCCACTATACATGGCGTAGTGGTGGGAAATTGA
- a CDS encoding amino acid transporter 10, putative, with the protein MHVSAQARQTLCYHCCWMASAVVPTTDREQINKADVTSPFGSCEVISGEDEGLKGKNALPANEGEGEQSSMKCFTSMIPPGGLVSTAFSLASICIGAGILGLPAAANSTGLVMTFVYPIIIYFLCVYSLYCLGAQMERHRFRSYEGMARALLGQPCLYFTGVLRVVNAFGAAVAQIIATGDIVSTILKGTDAPNFLKEKWGNRLLTFIMWLCFMLPLTIPREVNSLRYVSTISVFFVFYLMVVIVVHSCMNGLPENIKNVHVTGAPGDEGIHLFGTSNRAVEGPGVFTFAFLCHISVFEIYFGMAKPSAHRFTAYSAIAMGICLVLCVMTAFFGYLDFGRDVAGSVLLMYDPVKEPAILVGFVGLLVKLFASYALLAMTCRNGLCGIIGLDTEKLSFFKHCTIIGTISIIMLLCGLFIPNINTVFGFVGSVCGGFLGFILPSLFMMYGGNWSLSTVGWLHYIATYAVLFAGVALSVFGTGATIYGVAVGW; encoded by the coding sequence aTGCACGTAAGTGCGCAAGCAAGGCAAACACTCTGTTATCATTGTTGTTGGATGGCGTCCGCAGTGGTCCCCACAACAGACAGGGAACAGATAAACAAGGCAGATGTCACATCTCCTTTCGGCTCCTGCGAAGTGATAAGTGGAGAAGATGAAGGGCTTAAGGGCAAGAATGCTCTTCCCGCTAAtgagggagaaggggaacAGTCATCCATGAAGTGTTTCACTTCAATGATCCCTCCGGGCGGGCTAGTTTCGACCGCCTTCAGCCTTGCCTCCATATGTATCGGAGCTGGTATCCTCGGGTTGCCCGCGGCCGCCAACAGCACTGGACTGGTCATGACATTTGTGTACCCTATCATCATATATTTCCTATGCGTATACTCATTATATTGTCTTGGTGCACAAATGGAGCGGCATAGATTCAGATCCTACGAGGGTATGGCGCGTGCGCTGCTTGGGCAGCCTTGTTTGTACTTTACGGGGGTATTACGTGTGGTTAACGCATTTGGGGCAGCCGTAGCGCAGATAATAGCGACAGGCGATATTGTTAGCACAATACTTAAGGGTACAGATGCGCCAAACTTCCTTAAGGAGAAGTGGGGTAATCGCCTTCTGACTTTCATCATGTGGCTATGTTTTATGCTACCACTCACCATTCCACGAGAGGTGAATTCCTTGAGGTATGTCTCGACgatttctgttttcttcgtATTTTACCTTATGGTAGTTATTGTGGTGCATTCATGTATGAACGGGCTGCCGGAAAACATTAAGAACGTACATGTTACTGGAGCGCCAGGTGATGAGGGCATTCACCTCTTCGGCACCAGCAACCGGGCAGTGGAAGGCCCAGGTGTCTTTACGTTTGCATTTTTGTGTCATATCTCtgtttttgaaatatatttCGGAATGGCAAAGCCCAGTGCGCACAGGTTTACTGCATACTCTGCTATTGCCATGGGTATATGTCTTGTCCTGTGTGTCATGACAGCATTCTTCGGTTACCTTGACTTTGGGCGTGATGTGGCAGGCTCCGTGTTATTGATGTATGACCCCGTGAAGGAGCCGGCAATTTTGGTGGGATTTGTTGGCCTGCTCGTAAAACTATTCGCATCTTACGCTCTTCTTGCAATGACATGCCGAAATGGGTTGTGCGGCATTATCGGCTTGGATACGGAGaagctttcattttttaagcATTGCACTATTATTGGAACCATTTCCATAATTATGCTGCTTTGTGGCCTATTTATTCCGAACATTAATACAGTGTTTGGTTTCGTTGGCTCTGTGTGTGGTGGATTTCTTGGATTCATCCTTCCCTCCTTATTCATGATGTATGGTGGTAACTGGTCCCTGAGTACCGTTGGGTGGCTACACTACATTGCAACATACGCAGTTTTATTTGCTGGTGTTGCCTTGTCTGTATTTGGCACTGGAGCCACTATATACGGAGTGGCTGTGGGCTGGTAA